One Streptomyces sp. NBC_00223 genomic window carries:
- a CDS encoding helix-turn-helix transcriptional regulator, whose product MPRTVKVDIDGEAEREFTAALNELYSLFAPLTMASVARRVGVSEPAVSHWLHGRRAPQERSLARLHSEAAKVALATGRTVPYRLDQLIDMRHEVCCDSSACEDRRAARSASTEGDRRNSECPPVGSEGDRRNTQAPSHSTVGKRSPTREALTLLVAGNRNEAFRILRHMSISAPVAQLQSAVEMLLERGHEDAARILLGEMVVHRSGDMVDMVIFASWARMGVQS is encoded by the coding sequence GTGCCGCGTACGGTAAAAGTCGACATTGACGGAGAGGCCGAGCGGGAATTCACTGCCGCCCTGAACGAGCTGTACTCCCTGTTCGCGCCGCTCACGATGGCATCGGTGGCGCGGCGTGTCGGTGTCTCCGAGCCTGCGGTCTCCCACTGGCTCCACGGGCGGCGTGCTCCGCAGGAGCGGTCCCTCGCCCGCTTGCACTCCGAGGCGGCGAAGGTTGCGCTGGCCACGGGGCGCACCGTCCCTTACCGGCTTGACCAGTTGATCGACATGCGCCACGAAGTCTGCTGCGACTCCTCGGCCTGCGAGGATCGGCGCGCCGCCAGGTCGGCGTCGACGGAGGGGGACCGGCGCAACAGCGAATGTCCACCGGTCGGCAGTGAGGGGGACCGGCGCAACACGCAAGCGCCGTCCCACTCGACCGTCGGCAAGCGCTCGCCGACGAGGGAAGCCCTCACGCTCCTCGTGGCTGGCAACCGGAATGAGGCATTCCGGATTTTACGCCACATGAGTATTTCTGCGCCGGTGGCGCAGCTTCAGTCCGCTGTTGAAATGCTTCTGGAGCGCGGCCACGAAGATGCCGCGCGCATCCTGCTCGGGGAAATGGTCGTTCATCGGAGTGGCGACATGGTAGACATGGTGATCTTCGCATCCT